Proteins encoded by one window of Cydia splendana chromosome 14, ilCydSple1.2, whole genome shotgun sequence:
- the LOC134796938 gene encoding uncharacterized protein K02A2.6-like codes for MTVGKIEPFDANKDKWSSYVDRLEQYFIVNDIEEAKKVATLITFIGGPTYELLVTLCSPKKPHEVKYDDINKIMLQHLQPTPSILAERYKFRQRTQTKSESISDYVAALKELARTCDFKTGLDDNLRDQLVCGLFSEMIRQRLFAEDEVSFSKAYKLATALEAAETNAAAVVNGKRPNDDGAVACHAVTSETRRSEGRAGRRATAASSERTRGRYSEGAAGGSGAPGAAAGASGTGRGRAGQAGGRGAGSGWTRSTCRACGGQHDAAGCKFRVYVCRVCNREGHLKRMCPKLGAGGASYTDGNYVKEVADSDTDDSVEVITSIYNISPSKDYKPYILTLLVNNKQLEMEVDTGSRISCISLDCYREMFIDCDLIDSNLSLRYYTGPPVTIVGKIRPVVKYKDQVREFTLYVVKGGRTSLIGREWLEELGIVDRDSFPCNSIVTGGKFDLHTFSSRYAQVFEDGLGCYTGEPVGFRLRDGATPVFLRARPLAFALREPVDRALDQLVSDGIVTPVECSDWATPIVPVVKSDGSIRICADYKLTLNKWLEIDRYPLPRIDDLLVKLNGGDKFSKIDLSQAYAQFPLDDTKKFTTINTHKGLFQYNRLVYGLASSPGIFQRKLEQMFADLPSVGVYLDDVIITAKNDDEHLKILCQVFDRLLKYGLKIKKEKCTFFAESVTYLGFVISRDGVSASSSKVEVINKMCSPQNVSELRSFLGMIMYYAKFVKNLSTILSPMYELLKKDVKFVWSKECQAAFEKIKKMLQSSEVLAHYSSELPLVLTTDASSTGVAAVIAHRLPAGERPVAYASRVLSSAEKHYSQIEKEALAIIYGVQKFHQYLYGRKFLLKTDHKPLVTIFGDKAGIPAMAASRLQRWAVIMSGYNFDIEYVRSEENGADALSRLITGPDRTVRSEVTYLNYVQNFLPITSTDIKKATDKDSILVKVKMYIASGWPTYCDDENLKPYYIRRNELYMEAGCILWGYRVIVPTVFQNNILQELHVGHVGMVKMKSTARSYVWWPGIDADVERVCRECAACVAESSAPPRAPPKPWPYITEPWTHSTC; via the coding sequence ATGACGGTCGGTAAAATTGAACCATTCGACGCGAACAAAGATAAGTGGTCGTCATACGTGGACCGCCTTgaacaatattttattgttaatgaTATCGAGGAAGCAAAGAAAGTTGCTACACTAATTACGTTTATTGGCGGCCCTACATATGAACTGCTAGTGACTCTTTGTTCACCAAAGAAACCACACGAAGTGAAATATGATGACATCAATAAAATTATGCTACAACATCTGCAGCCAACGCCTAGCATATTAGCTGAGAGGTACAAGTTTCGGCAAAGAACGCAAACTAAAAGTGAGTCTATATCGGACTACGTGGCAGCTTTGAAGGAGTTGGCTAGAACGTGTGACTTCAAGACGGGATTAGACGACAATTTAAGGGATCAGCTTGTCTGTGGCTTGTTTAGTGAGATGATCAGACAGAGACTTTTTGCGGAAGATGAAGTtagtttctcaaaagcttataAACTAGCCACCGCCTTAGAAGCGGCGGAGACGAACGCGGCGGCAGTGGTGAACGGCAAGCGACCGAACGACGACGGTGCCGTGGCATGTCATGCTGTCACGAGTGAAACTCGCCGCAGCGAGGGACGAGCGGGACGACGCGCGACAGCGGCAAGCAGCGAGCGAACGCGCGGTCGCTACAGCGAGGGCGCAGCCGGCGGGAGCGGCGCGCCGGGCGCAGCGGCTGGAGCGTCGGGCACGGGCCGGGGGCGCGCGGGCCAGGCTGGCGGGCGCGGCGCCGGGAGCGGCTGGACTCGCTCGACTTGTCGGGCTTGCGGCGGACAACATGATGCAGCCGGATGCAAATTTCGCGTATACGTGTGTCGTGTATGTAATCGGGAAGGCCACCTTAAAAGAATGTGCCCTAAActtggcgcgggcggcgcgagTTACACAGACGGCAATTACGTAAAAGAAGTAGCTGATTCGGATACCGACGATAGCGTCGAGGTAATTACTTCAATTTATAACATAAGTCCCTCAAAAGACTACAAACCATATATCTTAACATTACTTGTTAATAATAAACAGTTGGAAATGGAGGTAGACACCGGTAGTCGCATATCGTGTATTAGTCTTGATTGCTATCGCGAAATGTTTATTGACTGTGATTTAATAGATTCCAATCTGTCTTTGAGATATTACACCGGACCGCCTGTAACTATTGTAGGCAAAATAAGgcctgttgttaaatataaggATCAGGTACGGGAATTTACTTTGTATGTCGTGAAGGGCGGGCGGACGTCTTTAATCGGGCGCGAATGGTTAGAAGAGCTCGGTATTGTGGACCGCGACAGTTTCCCGTGTAATAGTATTGTTACGGGAGGGAAATTTGATTTGCACACGTTCAGTTCCAGATACGCGCAGGTTTTTGAAGACGGGCTGGGGTGCTACACGGGTGAGCCGGTGGGCTTTCGGCTGCGAGACGGCGCGACGCCCGTGTTCTTGCGCGCACGCCCTCTAGCATTTGCCTTGCGCGAACCGGTCGACCGCGCGCTGGACCAGCTGGTGAGTGACGGCATCGTAACCCCGGTCGAGTGTTCGGATTGGGCCACACCTATTGTACCAGTAGTCAAATCGGACGGCTCGATTCGTATCTGTGCTGATTATAAACTTACGCTCAACAAATGGCTAGAAATAGATAGGTATCCTCtgcctaggatagacgatctGTTGGTAAAATTAAATGGCGGGGACAAATTTTCTAAAATCGATCTAAGTCAGGCTTATGCGCAATTTCCGTTGGATGATACCAAGAAATTTACCACAATTAATACCCATAAAGGCCTATTTCAGTATAATCGCCTCGTCTACGGGCTCGCGTCGAGCCCTGGCATCTTCCAACGTAAACTTGAGCAAATGTTTGCTGACTTACCCTCGGTCGGAGTCTATCTAGATGATGTGATCATAACGGCGAAAAATGACGATgaacatttaaaaatactttgtcAGGTTTTTGACAGATTACTAAAGTACggtctgaaaataaagaaagaGAAGTGTACTTTTTTCGCAGAGTCGGTCACCTATTTAGGGTTTGTTATTTCAAGAGATGGAGTATCAGCAAGCTCAAGTAAAGTAGAAGTCATCAATAAAATGTGTAGTCCACAGAATGTTTCAGAGTTGCGATCATTTCTTGGAATGATAATGTACTACgcaaaatttgttaaaaacttGAGCACAATATTATCTCCGATGTATGAATTACTCAAAAAAGATGTCAAGTTTGTTTGGAGTAAAGAGTGTCAGGCCGCAtttgagaaaataaaaaagatGTTGCAGTCGAGTGAGGTGCTGGCGCACTACTCGAGCGAGCTGCCGCTGGTGCTGACGACGGACGCGAGCAGCACGGGCGTGGCCGCCGTGATCGCGCACCGCCTGCCCGCCGGCGAGCGGCCTGTCGCCTATGCGAGTCGAGTGTTAAGTTCAGCGGAGAAACACTACTCGCAGATCGAGAAAGAGGCACTTGCGATTATATATGGtgttcaaaaatttcaccagTATTTATATGGAAGGAAATTTCTCTTGAAGACGGATCACAAACCCCTGGTAACCATTTTTGGAGACAAAGCCGGAATACCTGCTATGGCTGCGAGTCGACTACAGAGATGGGCGGTGATCATGTCTGggtataattttgatatagaGTATGTTCGGAGTGAGGAAAATGGAGCGGATGCCTTGTCGCGATTAATAACCGGACCCGATAGAACAGTACGATCGGAGGTGACTTATCTTAATTACGTGCAAAACTTTTTACCTATAACAAGCACGGATATTAAAAAAGCAACGGACAAAGACTCCATTCTggtaaaagttaaaatgtataTTGCTTCGGGATGGCCGACTTATTGCGATGATGAGAATCTTAAACCATATTACATCCGCAGAAACGAGCTGTATATGGAGGCCGGGTGTATACTATGGGGGTACAGGGTGATAGTACCTACTGTTTTTCAAAATAACATTCTACAAGAGCTACATGTTGGCCATGTCGGCATGGTAAAAATGAAGAGCACGGCCCGCAGCTACGTGTGGTGGCCCGGCATCGACGCGGACGTGGAGCGCGTGTGCCGCGAGTGCGCCGCGTGCGTGGCTGAGAGCAGCGCGCCGCCGAGGGCGCCACCCAAGCCGTGGCCGTATATTACAGAACCATGGACGCATTCTACATGTTGA